One Corallococcus silvisoli DNA segment encodes these proteins:
- a CDS encoding ROK family transcriptional regulator: MRAGTAVLTVDAAGMRAQNSGLLLNMIWRERQISRAEIARRTELSPSTVSAIVADLEQAGLVRSIGAGVSRGGRRPTLIGFCDEAFSLVGVELGATHVTVVLTDLRGRVRTQSKASHAVRGDPEGSLQKARELIQQCLDAERVPRRSVVGMGVAVPSPVHPAAPGKMSPLILPAWKNVDVREWFETAFDMPVFVDNDANLGALAECFWGAGAGGEDLTYIKLATGIGAGHIIHGDVYRGAGGTAGEIGHIAVDSNGPLCVCGLRGCLVTLIGSTALTERARELMGTRGRKGPTVRDLVDGARAGDAAAKQIIDGMGAYLGIAVGGLLNLLNPAIVVLGGEISSVGEMLLDPLRASVRQRALSVSMAETRIVTSALGERAIAVGAATLVLQAALRDRTLFPTQNVGRTA, from the coding sequence ATGAGAGCGGGAACGGCGGTGTTGACGGTCGATGCGGCGGGCATGCGCGCGCAGAACAGCGGCCTGTTGCTGAACATGATCTGGCGCGAGCGTCAGATCTCCCGGGCGGAGATCGCCCGGCGCACGGAGCTCAGCCCGTCGACCGTCTCCGCCATCGTCGCGGACCTGGAGCAGGCGGGCCTGGTGCGCAGCATCGGCGCCGGGGTCTCCCGCGGGGGCCGCCGTCCCACCCTCATCGGCTTCTGCGACGAGGCCTTCAGCTTGGTGGGCGTCGAACTGGGCGCCACCCACGTCACGGTCGTCCTCACCGACCTCCGCGGCCGCGTGCGCACGCAGAGCAAGGCGAGCCACGCGGTCCGCGGCGATCCGGAAGGGTCTCTCCAGAAGGCCCGGGAGCTCATCCAGCAGTGCCTGGACGCCGAGCGCGTCCCGCGCCGCTCCGTGGTCGGCATGGGGGTGGCCGTGCCCAGCCCCGTGCACCCGGCCGCCCCCGGGAAGATGTCCCCCCTCATCCTGCCCGCCTGGAAGAACGTGGACGTGCGGGAGTGGTTCGAGACCGCCTTCGACATGCCGGTGTTCGTGGACAACGACGCGAACCTCGGCGCCCTGGCGGAGTGCTTCTGGGGCGCGGGCGCCGGGGGCGAGGACCTCACGTACATCAAGCTGGCCACCGGTATTGGCGCCGGCCACATCATCCACGGCGACGTCTACCGGGGCGCCGGAGGCACGGCCGGTGAGATCGGCCACATCGCGGTGGACTCCAACGGGCCGCTCTGCGTGTGCGGCCTCAGGGGCTGCCTCGTCACCCTCATCGGCTCCACCGCGCTCACCGAACGCGCGCGCGAGCTGATGGGCACGCGGGGCCGCAAGGGCCCCACGGTGCGCGACCTGGTGGACGGCGCCCGCGCGGGCGATGCCGCCGCGAAGCAGATCATCGACGGCATGGGCGCCTACCTGGGCATCGCCGTGGGGGGCCTGCTCAACCTGCTCAACCCAGCCATCGTCGTCCTGGGCGGAGAGATCTCCTCCGTGGGCGAGATGCTGCTCGACCCCTTGCGCGCGTCGGTGCGGCAGCGCGCGCTGTCGGTGTCCATGGCGGAGACGCGCATCGTCACGTCGGCCCTGGGAGAACGCGCCATCGCCGTGGGCGCGGCCACCCTGGTGCTCCAGGCGGCCCTGCGCGACCGCACCCTCTTTCCCACGCAGAACGTCGGGAGGACTGCATGA
- a CDS encoding glycoside hydrolase family 16 protein: MTSRRFVFALALSGLGLGSCDPAAGLDNKQNEEPKPIAEQPGTGWELVWQDEFDGPAGTLPSKERWGAEVGGDGWGNGQYEYNTARAENASLDGEGHLAITARRERYGNNDYTSARLSTKGRYEKAYGRIEARIQLPTGRGIWPAFWMLGANVNTVPWPACGEIDIMEHRGQIPSIIRSSLHGPGYSGGANVGREYAASGPPLAADFHVYAVEWEPERMRFILDDTVYFEATPDNLPAGKKWVYDHPFFIILNVAVGGSFVGPPDSKTVFPQTMKVDYVRVYERAAQ; the protein is encoded by the coding sequence ATGACATCGCGTCGGTTCGTCTTCGCCCTGGCCCTCTCGGGCCTGGGACTGGGGTCGTGTGACCCGGCTGCGGGTCTGGATAATAAGCAAAACGAGGAACCCAAGCCCATCGCGGAGCAGCCGGGCACGGGCTGGGAGCTCGTCTGGCAGGACGAGTTCGACGGTCCCGCGGGCACGCTGCCCTCGAAGGAGCGCTGGGGCGCGGAGGTGGGCGGGGACGGGTGGGGCAACGGCCAGTACGAATACAACACCGCGCGGGCGGAGAACGCGTCCCTGGACGGCGAGGGCCACCTGGCCATCACCGCGCGGCGTGAGCGCTACGGCAACAACGACTACACGTCCGCGCGGCTGTCGACGAAGGGCCGCTACGAGAAGGCCTACGGCCGCATCGAGGCGCGCATCCAGCTGCCCACCGGCCGAGGCATCTGGCCGGCGTTCTGGATGCTGGGCGCGAACGTCAACACCGTTCCGTGGCCCGCGTGCGGCGAGATCGACATCATGGAGCACCGGGGGCAGATCCCCTCCATCATCCGCAGCTCGCTGCACGGGCCGGGCTACTCCGGCGGCGCGAACGTAGGCCGGGAGTACGCCGCCTCCGGCCCGCCGCTCGCCGCGGACTTCCACGTCTACGCGGTGGAGTGGGAGCCGGAGCGGATGCGCTTCATCCTGGACGACACCGTCTACTTCGAGGCCACGCCCGACAACCTGCCCGCCGGGAAGAAGTGGGTCTACGACCATCCGTTCTTCATCATCCTCAACGTCGCGGTGGGCGGCTCGTTCGTGGGGCCGCCGGACTCCAAGACGGTGTTCCCGCAGACGATGAAGGTGGACTACGTCCGCGTCTACGAGAGGGCGGCGCAGTGA
- a CDS encoding ABC transporter substrate-binding protein: MRFARALLPLVLLVACSSEPRPRPPGVLFVSVEQQSAWVRNFNPLFAGAGARWPTRAGVYECMEIFSSAQARWVPWLATGHAWSEDQRTLRFTLRDGVLWSDGKPFSADDVVFTFGLLKQHPALDAGGVWRFLADVKAEGRDTVVFSFSRVYLPGFSDLAHQIVVPRHIWKDVADPVTFTNPEPVATGPFTQVTLFRNQVYELGRNPHYWMPGKPKVSALRFLAFPTNDQANMALVEGEVDWAGNFVPAVDRTFVSRDPAHHARWFPLYGSTVFLYPNTTRPPLDDVRVRKALSMALDRDQLVEVAMYGYTRPADATALNDAYSGWKDPEVAKDAWTHYDLDAANKLLDEAGLTRGPDGLRRLKEGQPFALDLEVVSGWSDWVRAGQVVGRDLRKLGITVQLKTYEFGTWFTRLQKGEFQMAISWSLDGPTPYNFYKWLLSPRTVRPVGEVAAANWHRMGDAQADELLVRFERAGTPEEQHALMSQVQQRFSATAPAIPLFPNPSWGESNSLRFTGFPTEQNPYARLAPHAEPDSLLVLTELSPRER; encoded by the coding sequence GTGAGGTTCGCCCGCGCGCTCTTGCCGCTCGTGCTGCTGGTGGCGTGCTCCTCGGAGCCGCGGCCCCGGCCGCCGGGCGTGCTCTTCGTCTCCGTGGAGCAGCAGAGCGCGTGGGTGCGCAACTTCAACCCGCTGTTCGCGGGCGCCGGTGCGCGCTGGCCCACGCGCGCGGGCGTGTATGAGTGCATGGAGATCTTCAGCTCCGCGCAGGCCCGGTGGGTGCCGTGGCTGGCCACGGGCCATGCATGGTCGGAGGATCAGCGCACGCTGCGCTTCACCCTGCGCGACGGGGTCCTCTGGTCCGACGGCAAGCCCTTCAGCGCCGACGACGTCGTCTTCACCTTCGGCCTGCTGAAGCAGCACCCGGCGCTGGACGCGGGCGGCGTGTGGCGCTTCCTCGCCGACGTGAAGGCGGAAGGCCGGGACACCGTCGTGTTCTCCTTCTCGCGTGTGTACCTGCCGGGGTTCAGCGACCTGGCGCACCAGATCGTCGTGCCCCGGCACATCTGGAAGGACGTCGCGGATCCGGTGACGTTCACCAATCCAGAGCCGGTGGCCACCGGGCCCTTCACCCAGGTGACGCTGTTCCGCAATCAGGTCTACGAGCTGGGCCGCAACCCGCACTACTGGATGCCCGGCAAGCCCAAGGTGTCCGCGCTGCGCTTCCTGGCGTTCCCCACCAACGACCAGGCCAACATGGCGCTCGTGGAGGGGGAAGTGGACTGGGCGGGCAACTTCGTGCCGGCGGTGGACCGCACCTTCGTGTCGCGCGACCCCGCGCACCACGCCCGGTGGTTCCCGCTCTACGGCAGCACGGTCTTCCTCTATCCCAACACCACGCGGCCCCCGCTGGACGACGTGCGCGTGCGCAAGGCGCTGAGCATGGCGCTGGACCGCGACCAGCTGGTGGAGGTGGCCATGTATGGCTACACGCGCCCCGCGGACGCCACCGCCCTCAATGACGCGTACTCCGGCTGGAAGGATCCGGAGGTCGCGAAGGACGCGTGGACCCACTACGACCTGGACGCGGCGAACAAGCTCCTGGACGAGGCGGGCCTGACGCGCGGCCCGGATGGTCTCCGCCGCCTCAAGGAGGGACAGCCCTTCGCGCTGGACCTGGAGGTGGTGAGCGGGTGGTCGGACTGGGTGCGGGCGGGGCAGGTGGTGGGCCGCGACCTGCGCAAGCTGGGCATCACCGTGCAGCTCAAGACGTACGAGTTCGGCACCTGGTTCACGCGCCTCCAGAAAGGCGAGTTCCAGATGGCCATCTCCTGGTCGCTGGATGGGCCCACGCCGTACAACTTCTACAAGTGGCTGCTGTCACCGCGCACCGTCCGGCCGGTGGGCGAGGTGGCGGCGGCCAACTGGCACCGCATGGGGGACGCGCAAGCGGATGAGCTGCTCGTGCGCTTCGAGCGCGCCGGCACGCCGGAGGAGCAGCACGCGCTGATGTCCCAGGTGCAGCAGCGCTTCTCCGCCACGGCGCCCGCCATCCCGCTGTTCCCCAACCCCTCCTGGGGCGAGTCCAACAGCCTGCGCTTCACGGGCTTCCCGACCGAACAGAACCCCTACGCGCGGCTCGCGCCACACGCGGAGCCCGACAGCCTGCTGGTGCTGACGGAGCTGTCCCCCAGGGAGCGCTAA
- a CDS encoding ABC transporter permease gives MGRYILRRLGFYLIAAWASLTLNFVIPRLAPGDPAAAMFARFEGKVQPEAMGALKAAFGFTDAPLHAQYLTYLKHLAQGDLGMSYAYFPSRVTEVIGTGLMWTVGLAGVAVIISFVVGSFLGVLAAWNRGGWLDSGLAPALSFLGAFPYFWLAMLALYLFGFVLGWFPLRHAYGHDMEPGLSLAFAADVARHAVLPASSIVVATLGGWMLGMRNTMVATLGTDSIRLAHARGLPPRQVMLRYAARNALLPNITSFGMAVGFVLSGSLLTEMVFSYPGTGYLLILAVRNQDYPLMQGLFLAITLAVLAANFAVDLICLWLDPRTRAHA, from the coding sequence ATGGGCCGCTACATCCTCCGGCGACTGGGCTTCTACCTCATCGCCGCGTGGGCCTCGCTCACGCTCAACTTCGTGATCCCGCGCCTGGCGCCCGGCGATCCGGCCGCTGCCATGTTCGCGCGCTTCGAGGGCAAGGTGCAGCCGGAGGCCATGGGCGCGCTGAAGGCCGCCTTCGGCTTCACCGACGCTCCGCTCCACGCCCAGTACCTCACCTACCTGAAGCACCTGGCGCAGGGTGACCTGGGCATGTCGTACGCGTACTTCCCCTCGCGCGTGACGGAGGTCATCGGCACCGGCCTGATGTGGACGGTGGGCCTCGCGGGCGTGGCGGTCATCATCAGCTTCGTGGTGGGGTCCTTCCTGGGCGTGCTCGCCGCGTGGAACCGGGGAGGGTGGCTGGACTCGGGGCTCGCTCCCGCGCTCTCGTTCCTGGGGGCCTTTCCGTACTTCTGGCTGGCGATGCTGGCGCTCTACCTCTTCGGCTTCGTGCTGGGGTGGTTCCCGCTGCGCCACGCGTACGGACACGACATGGAGCCGGGGCTGTCGCTCGCGTTCGCCGCGGACGTGGCCCGCCACGCGGTGCTGCCCGCGTCCTCCATCGTCGTGGCCACGCTGGGCGGATGGATGCTGGGCATGCGCAACACCATGGTCGCCACGCTGGGCACGGACTCCATCCGGCTGGCGCACGCGCGGGGCCTGCCGCCCCGGCAGGTGATGCTGCGCTACGCCGCGCGCAACGCGCTGCTGCCCAACATCACCAGCTTCGGCATGGCGGTGGGCTTCGTGCTCTCCGGCTCGCTGCTCACGGAGATGGTCTTCTCCTATCCGGGCACGGGCTACCTGCTCATCCTCGCCGTGCGCAACCAGGACTACCCGCTGATGCAGGGGCTGTTCCTGGCCATCACCCTGGCGGTGCTCGCGGCGAACTTCGCCGTGGACCTCATCTGCCTCTGGTTGGATCCGAGGACCCGCGCCCATGCGTGA
- a CDS encoding dipeptide/oligopeptide/nickel ABC transporter permease/ATP-binding protein — MRDSLRRLLRHRKAAVGGGLLLCFLLLAVVGPFFVMDPSELVGRPHQPPSAAHWFGTTGQGQDVLAQTVVGARRTLAVGFAVGALVTLVGALVGVTAGYLGRRVDDVLSLATNVFLVIPGMPLAIVLGAYLPSGPLRMVAVLTVAGWAWNARVFRAESLSLRGRDFVSAAVVTGESHSRIVSRELLPNMASILGASFIGNTLYAVGAQVGLEFLGLGDVSEVTWGTNLYWAGNDAALLTRSWWIFVPTGLCIALVGFSLTLLSSAVDEMTNPALRVHKPAPLPPGTVLPVHVDRPSPGVLLSVQDLCIDYATEKGASRVVDTVSFDLAPGEVFGLAGESGSGKSTIGSALLGLLPASARVTQGRILFNGMDVTALEGAGLRAFRWRQVSMVFQSAMSALNPVLTLGEQFHDTLAAHGRVSRATSYARARELLGMVGLSPDLVTAWPHQLSGGMRQRVGIALALALEPRLIIMDEPTTALDVVVQKELLQRVVELKQRLGFAVLFITHDLPLLLALSDRVGVLQAGKLVEVGTSAALRAGAHHPYTQLLLSSFPHLAAGDAAPAPQPAPAPELPVSRPSTRVAAIPGGHR, encoded by the coding sequence ATGCGTGACTCCCTGCGAAGGCTGCTCCGCCATCGGAAGGCGGCCGTGGGCGGCGGCCTCCTGTTGTGCTTCCTCCTGCTCGCGGTGGTGGGGCCCTTCTTCGTGATGGACCCGTCCGAGCTCGTCGGCCGTCCCCACCAGCCGCCGTCCGCGGCGCACTGGTTCGGCACCACGGGGCAGGGCCAGGACGTGCTCGCCCAGACGGTGGTGGGCGCCCGGCGGACGCTGGCGGTGGGCTTCGCGGTGGGCGCGCTCGTCACGCTGGTGGGCGCGCTCGTGGGTGTCACCGCGGGCTACCTGGGCCGCCGCGTGGACGACGTGCTGTCGCTCGCCACCAACGTGTTCCTGGTCATCCCCGGCATGCCGCTGGCCATCGTGCTGGGCGCCTACCTGCCCTCCGGCCCCCTGCGCATGGTGGCGGTGCTGACGGTCGCGGGCTGGGCGTGGAACGCGCGCGTGTTCCGCGCGGAGTCGCTGTCCCTGCGCGGGCGCGACTTCGTGTCCGCGGCGGTGGTGACGGGGGAGAGCCATTCGCGCATCGTGTCGCGGGAGCTGCTGCCCAACATGGCGTCCATCCTGGGCGCGTCCTTCATCGGCAACACGCTCTACGCGGTGGGCGCCCAGGTGGGCCTGGAGTTCTTGGGGCTGGGCGACGTGAGCGAGGTGACGTGGGGCACCAACCTCTACTGGGCCGGCAACGACGCGGCGCTGCTCACGCGGTCGTGGTGGATCTTCGTGCCCACGGGCTTGTGCATCGCGCTCGTGGGCTTCTCGCTCACGCTGCTCAGCTCCGCCGTCGACGAGATGACCAACCCCGCGCTTCGCGTGCACAAGCCCGCGCCGCTGCCTCCGGGGACCGTGCTGCCCGTGCACGTGGACCGGCCCTCGCCGGGCGTGCTCCTGAGCGTGCAGGACCTGTGCATCGACTACGCGACGGAGAAGGGCGCCTCCCGCGTCGTGGACACGGTGTCCTTCGACCTGGCCCCCGGCGAGGTCTTCGGTCTGGCGGGCGAGTCCGGCAGCGGCAAGTCCACCATCGGCTCCGCGCTGCTGGGCCTGTTGCCTGCCTCCGCGCGCGTCACGCAGGGGCGCATCCTCTTCAACGGCATGGACGTCACCGCCCTGGAGGGCGCGGGGCTGAGGGCCTTCCGCTGGCGCCAGGTGTCCATGGTGTTCCAGAGCGCGATGAGCGCGCTCAACCCGGTGCTCACCCTGGGCGAGCAGTTCCACGACACGCTCGCGGCGCACGGCCGCGTGTCGCGCGCCACGTCCTACGCCCGCGCCCGGGAGCTGCTGGGCATGGTGGGCCTGTCGCCGGACCTGGTGACGGCGTGGCCCCACCAGCTCTCCGGCGGCATGCGGCAGCGCGTGGGTATCGCGCTGGCGCTGGCCCTGGAGCCCCGGCTGATCATCATGGACGAGCCCACCACGGCGCTGGACGTCGTGGTGCAGAAGGAGCTGCTCCAGCGCGTGGTGGAGCTCAAGCAGCGCCTGGGCTTCGCCGTCCTCTTCATCACCCACGACCTGCCGCTCCTGCTCGCGCTGTCGGACCGCGTGGGCGTGCTCCAGGCCGGCAAGCTGGTGGAGGTGGGCACCTCCGCGGCGCTGCGCGCCGGAGCCCACCACCCCTACACGCAGCTGCTGCTGTCGTCGTTCCCGCACCTCGCGGCGGGTGACGCGGCCCCCGCGCCCCAGCCGGCGCCGGCCCCCGAGCTGCCCGTGTCCCGGCCGTCCACGCGCGTCGCCGCCATTCCCGGAGGTCACCGATGA
- a CDS encoding ABC transporter ATP-binding protein — MSAPLLEAEGLTRGFVTGGFFSRERRPILKGVSFSLQPGEIVALVGESGSGKSTLARLLARLDMPDAGHLRLAGRDVLTDSSAQASLDYRKRVQMVFQDPFASLNPVHTVAYHLERPLVRHGRVPKSGLRTKVLSLLESVGLTPPDQFAGRYPHELSGGQRQRVAVARALAVEPQVIIADEPTSMLDVSTRKGVLQLLRGLTQERGIGILFITHDLASARHLADRILVLYAGTVVEAGRADEVLRHPRHPYTKLLLSAVPDGDDFLQSALPVRPATGLPPLTGCPFAPRCPVSEPRCSTLTPPDVLPAANHLVRCHLEVSKGVTSDASVSS; from the coding sequence ATGAGCGCGCCCCTGCTGGAGGCGGAAGGGCTCACCCGTGGCTTCGTCACGGGCGGCTTCTTCTCCCGCGAGCGCCGGCCCATCCTCAAGGGCGTGTCCTTCTCCCTCCAGCCGGGGGAGATCGTCGCGCTGGTGGGTGAGTCCGGCAGCGGCAAGAGCACCCTGGCGCGCCTGCTGGCCCGGCTGGACATGCCCGACGCGGGCCACCTGCGGCTCGCGGGGCGCGACGTGCTCACGGACAGCAGCGCGCAGGCGTCGCTCGACTACCGCAAGCGCGTGCAGATGGTGTTCCAGGATCCGTTCGCGTCGCTCAATCCGGTGCACACGGTGGCCTATCACCTGGAGCGGCCGCTCGTGCGTCACGGCCGGGTCCCCAAGTCGGGGCTCCGCACGAAGGTGCTGTCGCTCCTGGAGTCGGTGGGCCTCACGCCTCCGGATCAATTCGCGGGGCGCTACCCGCATGAGCTGTCCGGCGGTCAGCGCCAGCGCGTGGCGGTCGCGCGCGCCCTGGCGGTGGAGCCGCAGGTCATCATCGCGGACGAGCCCACGTCCATGCTCGATGTGTCGACGCGCAAGGGCGTGCTTCAGCTCTTGCGGGGCCTGACGCAGGAGCGCGGCATCGGCATCCTGTTCATCACCCACGACCTGGCGAGCGCGCGCCACCTGGCCGACCGCATCCTGGTGCTCTACGCGGGCACCGTGGTGGAGGCGGGCAGGGCGGACGAGGTGCTGCGCCACCCGCGCCACCCCTACACGAAGCTGCTCTTGTCGGCGGTGCCGGACGGAGACGACTTCCTCCAGTCCGCGCTGCCGGTGCGCCCCGCCACGGGCCTGCCACCGCTGACGGGCTGCCCGTTCGCGCCGCGCTGTCCGGTGTCCGAGCCGCGCTGCTCCACCCTCACGCCTCCCGACGTCCTGCCGGCCGCGAACCACCTCGTTCGCTGCCACCTCGAAGTTTCGAAAGGAGTTACCTCCGATGCGTCAGTTTCCTCCTGA
- a CDS encoding GH1 family beta-glucosidase produces the protein MRQFPPDFLWGVATSAYQIEGATRVDGRGESIWDRFSATPGKIQDKSDGSVACEHYRRWPEDIELMRWMGLKSYRFSIAWPRILPEGRGRVNSLGVDFYSRLVDSLLGAGIEPFVTLYHWDLPQVLEDQGGWPARATGDAFVEYTDVITRALGDRVKRWITHNEPWCISYLGYGNGEHAPGHKDWSKMLAAAHTLLLSHGQSVKVIRANVQRAEVGITLNLTPGEPASPSPEDADACRDFDGGFNRWFLDPLYGRGYPKDVIEDHVKAGRIPSAHLDFIQPGDLETIATPTDFLGVNFYSRAVLRSNRIPEEQNAPRTVHVRPDKTDMDWEVCPQALTRLLTHLHTEYDPGPIYITENGCAYATAPSADGRVHDAQRVDYLRTHLEACSDAIRQGVRLAGYFAWSLLDNFEWGYGYTKRFGLVWVDYATQQRIPKDSAHLYRDVVAQNGLDVEQAA, from the coding sequence ATGCGTCAGTTTCCTCCTGACTTCCTGTGGGGAGTGGCCACCTCCGCGTATCAGATTGAAGGCGCCACCCGTGTGGATGGCCGGGGCGAGTCCATCTGGGATCGCTTCTCCGCCACCCCTGGGAAGATCCAAGACAAGTCCGACGGCTCGGTGGCCTGTGAGCACTACCGCCGCTGGCCGGAGGACATCGAGCTGATGCGCTGGATGGGGCTGAAGTCCTACCGCTTCTCCATCGCGTGGCCGCGCATCCTCCCGGAGGGGCGGGGACGGGTGAACAGCCTGGGCGTGGACTTCTACTCGCGCCTCGTGGATTCGCTGCTGGGCGCGGGCATCGAGCCCTTCGTCACGCTCTACCACTGGGACCTGCCGCAGGTGCTGGAGGACCAGGGGGGCTGGCCGGCGCGCGCCACCGGTGACGCCTTCGTGGAGTACACGGATGTCATCACCCGCGCGCTGGGCGACCGCGTGAAGCGGTGGATCACCCACAACGAGCCCTGGTGCATCAGCTACCTGGGCTATGGCAACGGCGAGCACGCCCCGGGCCACAAGGACTGGTCGAAGATGCTGGCCGCGGCGCACACGCTGCTGCTGTCTCACGGCCAGTCGGTGAAGGTCATCCGCGCCAACGTGCAGCGCGCGGAGGTGGGCATCACGCTCAACCTCACGCCGGGCGAGCCCGCGTCGCCCAGCCCCGAGGACGCGGACGCATGCCGGGACTTCGACGGCGGCTTCAACCGCTGGTTCCTGGATCCGCTCTACGGGCGGGGCTACCCGAAGGATGTGATCGAGGACCACGTGAAGGCGGGGCGCATCCCGTCCGCGCACCTGGACTTCATCCAGCCCGGGGACCTGGAGACCATCGCCACGCCCACCGACTTCCTGGGCGTGAACTTCTATTCGCGCGCCGTCCTGCGCAGCAACCGCATCCCGGAGGAGCAGAACGCGCCCCGCACGGTGCACGTGCGCCCGGACAAGACGGACATGGACTGGGAGGTGTGCCCGCAAGCCCTCACGCGGCTGCTCACGCACCTGCACACCGAATACGACCCCGGCCCCATCTACATCACGGAGAACGGCTGCGCGTACGCCACCGCCCCCAGCGCGGATGGCCGCGTGCACGACGCCCAGCGCGTGGACTACCTGCGCACGCACCTGGAGGCGTGCAGTGACGCCATCCGCCAGGGCGTGCGGCTGGCGGGCTACTTCGCGTGGTCGCTGCTCGACAACTTCGAATGGGGCTACGGCTACACCAAGCGCTTCGGCCTGGTGTGGGTGGACTACGCGACCCAACAGCGCATCCCGAAGGACAGTGCCCACCTCTATCGCGACGTCGTGGCCCAGAACGGGCTGGACGTGGAGCAGGCCGCTTGA